ataaatcatttaaatgGCTTCTGGGATTTCCTAAAGAATGGACTTTTTGGGGGGAGACAAATTACTTTCATAGAAAAGAATGTAAGAAATTTTGTGATTTCATATATGATATCAAATACAATCTACATGCTGTGAAAGACAACCACAGTAActataataaacatttcttagagttttgccaaaaataaattaacactaaattttttgcatcattagGGGATTTAGCATATTGTCAATCTACCAATGACAAATATACCAACCATGAGATAGATTActaacttgatttaaaaaaaaaaaaaaagtctttttaaaaaaattttaatcaaaatcCAATCTTTATTTGctttaaaacactaaaaaaaagaaaatctctttccCAGGATTCTTGATATACTATCATCTCCTTCTGCCACCCTGCTCTCAATTTCCCCACCTGCTCTTAATCCTTGAAATTTCAAACAAATTAGTTTCAAAAGAGAGTTATGATAAAGGTTACCTACATTCTGAAGAACTTTTTTTCACACTCAGTACATGGATGTGGGTTGGCATTATAGTCATGGGTACTATTCAGATGTTTGTGGACCTTAGGCCAATCGCTATctgttttaaagatttaaaaaataaaaacaaaaacagaaatatatgCATTTAGAAGAACTATTAAATTACAATTTTTGGCATGTTTTAATATTAGTGGCTACCAGAAATTCTTTTATTGTGATTATATTCAGTACACATACTGtaagcataatttttaaattatattatagattATCTCCACTAAAGTCCTCCTTGAATGTTTCATTAGGACACAGATTAGATTCTGAATTCTCAAAGCCTGTGCCACTGGCAGGGGCAAATTCCAAGAAATCTTCAAATATGGTACTgatgattattttatatatcttgtttaaAGACCAGCCTGGCTCAGTTCAGAGAGATTACTAGGAAACTGGTCACCATGAAGTTTTTGGTAATAATTCAAGAAAACTGCCTGAGACATGGAGGGGCTATAATCTgcagagaaaagaaattgaatcaccaatcttttctaatatatatatatatatatatatatatatatatatttatcactaGATATCAAATAATCTAGTGCTATCAAAAATAAAGTGTAGTTCaagaaacaaaacataaatgCTGCCTCTAAGGTTAACAAAATATCTTCCCTGAAGTTTCCATAATCTGTTTTGAATAATCTCCCTTGCACATCTGTCCTAACTCCTCTATTTTGCTATTCTGCTTACCTTGAATCTGTGCTCCTCTTTTAGGAGAGTAATTCACTTCATCTAAGAATGACTATCATTAATACACACATAAGAACTGTGGTTTGTTCTCAAATGTGTTCTGGTGGTCTGTGGCTAATCTGCGGGTAAAGTAACTATATCTgaattttatttctgtaaaatttATTGagaggaacttttaaaaatttataaactcTCAAAGGTTCATCCAACAGTTACATTCTCATTTATTTCAgtgaaattatagaattataactcaagaactaaaaaaaatctcaaagaccAGGAATTCTTTTATGGGAAGAGATAAATTAAACAGTCAATAAggacttttttcccctccaacatgAAATactactaaaaggaaaaaaacaataacatgaCAGAAAGAAACTATAACTGCATTTTCCAAAAACATATTAAAACTTGTTCAGGGATTTTTTATTTAACCTTGCTCTTTGGCTCTGATGATCCCTGAGTAAAATTAGCATAAGAAGGTCCCTGTGTGTAAAGTGATCATTTACAATATTTGTTAACCATGTAAACTATCTGCTATGGAATTTATATTTTGAGTTTGAtgaccttaaaaaataaaaaggaaacttaaaattatttttaaaattaaaatgagaatttgccacatttcttaaggaaaaaaagagttaacTACTGAATAATACTTTGTCCATGATAAGATCCaaaaatgtagagaaagaaaagtgcACCAAACTGAAGTGATAGTGAAATCACTGAATAAAATGTGCAAATATTAATTTACAGATAGACATGGAATCATTTTACTCCAATCTTTATAATCTCAAAGAGATAAATTTATTGcagattaaatagaaaaattactGAAATGGCAAAATTAGATTTTAAGAATCAAAACTTGGTTATAAAAGTTTACAGAAACCCTTtacattttaatgttatttttttcaagtgaTTACAGGTTGAACCAGAAACATGGGTATGGAATAAGTTGTAGAAATTATAGACTAATAGGAGAAAATGTACCAAAAAGTCATTTTCTACATACACATTTCCATTAGAACTTATTTATATGAAATTGCCCTGTAATTACCACAAATTGTAAGATGCTGATAGTAAAATTGGGTGCATTAGGAAAGCAGGGGAGCACCATTAATGTCTAATACAGAAACCTCCAGAGGTTAATGATGAGCAATGATGAAGCCAACTTTTCAGAGctcaccaataaaatcacagtgAGGGCACTTAAACAAACCTTCATGATGGCAGGCCAAGGAGAGATTTTCTGCTGGATCTGTCTCATAAAGTGGCTTGCCCTCTGGGTGCTGAAGAAGGCCCTTCCTCCCATGGTGACTCTCCTTATGGCCTTTCCAGGCACTCTGGGTCATAAAAACCTTCTCACAAATTAGGCACTGATAGCTCCTCCTCACCCGTTTGTGAGATTTTAAGTGTTTATCCATTAAACTCCACTCAGTCACACTGAAATTACAGTAAAGACACTGAAATCCTTGATTTCCATTATGGCATCTATCATGTATTTCAAGGGCATCTTTGGACATGAACTGCTGGTCACAAGAAGCACATCTTAAATGTCTTTTGTCACCACTCTTTAGGGAGTAAATATCTTTCAATGGTTGAAATGAGTTATTTTTGTCAATTGTGTCTTTTTTATGACTTCTACCTATTTCCTGTTTGGTATCTAATTTGGGTATCTTTTGTTCCATGCCTAGAGATTTCACACTAGAAATACGGCACAAGCCAAGAGACATTAGATGCTCAGACTGggcttcttcatcttctttgctATTTTTAGATTCAGAGAGATCTGGTGAATAGGACAGTGCATTAGATACCATGGAACTGGGCTCCTCCAGATGGAATTGTCCAGATTCTTCTTCAAATAGTGTGTTTACATCGCACGAGTTGGGTGCATGGGTAGTGTCACTGTGATTATCCAGGCTTATATCACAGCATTCAGGGCTCATGTTATGAAGCATTCTGTACATGGGCAAAAGGAAAGACATtttctccagattctcttcattctctttgttttcttgaCTTATTTCATCTCCGATACTGTAGGAATCATTTTCATCTGGATCTGTACTCATTTCTTGGCATTCAGAACTAGGATGGCATCCATCCTGTTCATGAATATTAAATACATGtgtcttgattttgttttttatgctGCTAGTGAACTGGCAAAGCTTACATCTGTATACCTCTACAAGAAACATTTCTACCAGACTTGCAATTTTGGCTTCAAAGCCCTCCACAGAAGTGGAAGATAGCTTGGATGTGGTGATTTCTTCAGATAAATGCACAGTCACAGGTGGTATGTattgatatttaaatttaaattcattcatttttcaaaagtacAGCTTATGAGGACctacaaataaaaagagaatagttAAAAGATGTTATGCAATTTTGCAAATAGCCTAACAAGAATTTAGGTAGTCGGTGACTTAGCCTAGGTTCCTAAAAATGTGGAGCATAACATAAATGAAGCTTTTTACTATTGTTATTAAATGTGGGCTATGAGAGGCAATAAGGCATAGTATGTCACCTATTATCAGGAAGACTGAAGGAAGTGAAATGTTCTACTTAATCACATTTCCTAAATATATCAATTCCCAGAATAGTAAAgacttttatttatctatatggagatgttatttttaatatttatttttaaagtaaaataaaaataaaaacctatttgaGTTTGCATAGAATATGAGATTCAattcaaatgaatattttaataaattttattcttttaaaaaatgtttacattattttcatttccaaatatgttCTCCCTTCCTTACCCAAACAACCTTATCCtagtgataaagaaaaaagaaaaaagaaaaaagaaaaagaaaaaagaaaagtaattcaaCCAAATTAACCAAGCCATCCCCCAAATCAGCCAATACATTCAGGGTCCCTAACATCTGCAAACAGAAagtacattttcttttcccttcttcagaGTCAAACTTGTGAttatctttcttcttgatctttctatttacattgtctCAAcggaatatttgtaaagttcttaccACTAGTTgccagatacaaagacaaaattcaaaCAGTCCATTCCTTGAGGAATTTACACTCAACTGGGCAAAAACAATggatacacatataaatacaaagtTAATTCAAAAGGAAGAGAGTAAAAATACTGGAGAAGGATGgagggggcagggggaaggaaggagtgtAAATTTAGAAAAGCCTTCTAAAAAGGTGGCATCAGAGCCATGCTTTGAAGGATGTGGCTACTTTAAGTTGTAAAGGTGAAAAGAGTATTTTCCAGATGTGGAAGACCACTTATGCAAAGGCACCGACAGGAGATGGTAcaatgttgtatatatagaacaGCCAGAACATCAGTTTGGCTAGAATAGAGACTGCATGAAGATGAAGTAATACAAaacaagactggaaaggtaggtggCAGCTAGACGAACTTAAAgagtgattttgttttttattgcctCTAAAACAACAGGGAGCcatgaaaagctttcaaaatggttagtgtatattttagaaatatcaatttgacTGAGTACAgactaaaacatattttaaaaactttttgttttgttttatgcatgTGTTATGTGCAACATGgctaaggaagaaatgaattttgcatgacttcacatgtataataaatattatattgcttgccttctcaaggggtAAGAAGgggga
This sequence is a window from Sminthopsis crassicaudata isolate SCR6 chromosome 1, ASM4859323v1, whole genome shotgun sequence. Protein-coding genes within it:
- the LOC141544482 gene encoding uncharacterized protein LOC141544482, translating into MNEFKFKYQYIPPVTVHLSEEITTSKLSSTSVEGFEAKIASLVEMFLVEVYRCKLCQFTSSIKNKIKTHVFNIHEQDGCHPSSECQEMSTDPDENDSYSIGDEISQENKENEENLEKMSFLLPMYRMLHNMSPECCDISLDNHSDTTHAPNSCDVNTLFEEESGQFHLEEPSSMVSNALSYSPDLSESKNSKEDEEAQSEHLMSLGLCRISSVKSLGMEQKIPKLDTKQEIGRSHKKDTIDKNNSFQPLKDIYSLKSGDKRHLRCASCDQQFMSKDALEIHDRCHNGNQGFQCLYCNFSVTEWSLMDKHLKSHKRVRRSYQCLICEKVFMTQSAWKGHKESHHGRKGLLQHPEGKPLYETDPAENLSLACHHEDSDWPKVHKHLNSTHDYNANPHPCTECEKKFFRITDLKMHMSKHKKARAFLCSLCDQTFKYRRQLSRHHKHVHQKLNIKERKKRKKTEINLIYSGTEATARTRKNADEFTCKICNRKCSSKLALQRHMGIHAGVKPFHCQHCDYKTRLKASLIQHMRIHTGEKPFKCEICSYASIDASSLRRHFRTHTRERPYKCQLCSYSSIQKKSLDLHIRRHHTGETFGCSFCCYSSPDKQLLRKHIKKYHLNLETPLADT